gatacaaatagaaATGTAATTTTTATGTAAACAGATAAAATCACGTCGAGCCGTAGAGATACATTGAACGCGTTTAATCGATATATAATAATTTGGGCAAATGTTCGAAACGAAAATACATACCTTTGTAACAAGATAAACCGGAAGTAAATGAAACGCCGATTTTTCAAATGAAATGCCaatttaacaaataatttacaccCCGCGAGACAATTTCGAAGGCGTGTGCAcgatttcgaataaaatacagagagagagagagagagagagagagaactatcTCGAAGAAATCAGGTTTCCTGGCGGTGCAACGTCCGAATTCTACTTCCCGATCGTCGAATAGAGGCTCTCGGCTAGGCTTCTACGCCTATGTTTATAGAGGGTTGTAATTCGAGACTTGCTTCGAAGGGAGAGTGGGGTGAAAGTGGCTACCCTAGGTTATACCTGTGAAAATCTATTCAGTTCGGTACTCGTCTAGCGTCGAGGCAACACGTCCCCGAATCGCAGCGATCTATCGGAACGCTGGTCATTCCTCCGGAAGCTACTCCATGTCGATTCGCGTGTTAACAGAGTACCACCCACCCCCGTTATTCTTTCCCCGAATCGTTCGCGGATCCTACTTGTTCCGCGGATTTACCGCGATCTCGTGCACAAGGCCTGTGCGTGGATCTTCGCGCGATCTGCGGCCGCTCGAAAGCACTTCCGGAAGTCTGTGCAGGAGGCTTCGCTAATCCCCGTTGATAGCGAGGGTCGAGGGAGCCCCCGGTGCAGTGCATGGAAAAATCTTAGGAAATTTTGTTTTCATCGATATCTTTCGAGAAATGTGACCGGTAATCGACCTAGTTCCATTCCATTCGAAGTCATCGTTCGATCGAGACACGGCTGTTGCAAACGAGCGCGTGCggattttgaaaaatgttttcgCGTGTTCGCGTTTGCTCTTATCGAACGGTGCAGAAATATTTGAGTTTAAGAGATCGAGATCTTGACGAGGATACTGGGGCGCTGCAGGGGCACTAATTTGCTTCTGTTTTCCAGGATGGATGTACCACGTGGTTGACTGCACCGTGCTGGGCATAACGAGACAACAAAAGCAGGCTATTGCCATTCACTGCCTTCAAAAGTCTATCGAGGCGGAACCGAAAAGCGGCCAAAGCCTTTACCTGTTGGGACGTTGCCTTGCCGCTTCCGGGAAGGTTCATGATGCATTTATCGCTTACAGGTAACGCGCGCGATCTTGGACGTAACTCTGATCATTTCTGATTACTTCTATAGCAGATCGAACTTGAACGGCGGAACGTGTGTTAATTAGACGATCGAAAATTGAATAGAAAATGAAAGATGCGGCCGTTCCGAGAGAGGGTAGACGGTTGTCGAGCGAAACGAGCAACGCACGGCTTAGTCAAGTTTAATTCGATTAAATGAAACCCAAGTTCTCGGGCAGCGTAGACAAAAAATAAGAAGACTGTTTCCGACGCATCGTTGGTCGATCGTTGCTGAGCCGAGGATATATTGTTGCAGAAACTCCGTGGAAAAGTCCGAAGGGAACGCTGACACGTGGTGCAGCATAGGCGTTCTGTACCAACAGCAGAACCAGCCTATGGACGCTCTGCAAGCCTATATATGCGCGGTACAGTTAGATAAATCTCACTCGGCTGCGTGGACTAATCTGGGCATTTTGTACGAAAGCGTTAGCCAGCCTAAAGACGCACTAGCTTGTTACGTCAACGCATCCAGGTAAAATAACCGGCGCGCGGCGTTCTATTGCACCAAATGCAACCGGATATGTAACGGAGAATGTTCGCTTATAAGGATGTTCTCTTTCCCTTTAAATTGGAGTTTCTCCCTTGCCATACGGACGTTGCCCAAGCTATCCCCTACAATTCGTCAAAAGTTACGTGCAACATGAAACTCCAAAATATTCATAACCAGAGGATGAAAATGAACTCGACGGTACGGGGTTGCTGACCGTGTTCGGTCATTCATTTTACAAAGTATTCAAAAGCTGACAAATATCTTGCCAAATATATTTTCTAACAACATAGATActttgtaatatatttttttaaacaaataagtTCTCTATGAGAGCGTCCTTCGGAATTGATGGATCCCATAAGTTTTCTGTCACCGAACAGCTTTCTTAGAATCAATCGTTTTCTAGACGAACGACCGATCGTGACTCGTACACGTGGTGTTCAAATTGTAGGGGATCGCTCGAGCAGCAGATTCGATCGGACCGTTGATTTCCAATTGTTCACACTCCCTATGTATAGTCTTTACCACGCGCTACCATAATGTATATTAATTAACGTCGGTTGATCCTAAGGCTTAGTTTTGTAAGATATTTAGGATTAAAGTATTTAGGTGCGATCCTTTGCGGTTAAATTTGACCGAAGCATCGATGAAATTATGCTTAGAGAGCCGATAATGTTGAAACCACCCAGTGCAAGAGTAACCTAATGCAGCTGTGCTTAATCTAGGTCTACCTAGTATAGATGTACCGAGTGGACTTGAGGTCTTCCATAGGAATGCACGAGCAGAAAGAGGGAAAATTGAACTTGTCACACTCGACGCACTCTTAAGGCAGCGCACTGTTTAGTTTTTGATCGGGGGTCCTCTTACCTTTCTAACGCTGTGAGCAAACTTTTCCAGTAGCGTTGTTTATCAGCCAAGACTGTTTTCAATAGTTACTAACGTAATTAACCGGGTGGCAGTTGAAAGAACCTATGCCATTTTCTAATGTTCCTTAACTCCTTTCATGAACCTCAAGTTCTCTCAGTAAAGCTACAAGTACACCATTACGCTTACACTATTCGTACTTGAATGTTTCGGTCCCTGATTCAGCTGTAGTCCTTATTAGTTTCTTTTTAATGCACAGGCTTCTCATTGTTCGGTAACTTAAGGATGACTTTTGGCATCTCGGTAAACCTCGGCTGCCGTAACTACCGATCGTCACTCTCAAGTTTGTATTatgtttaaaatttttaatcagTTTGTAGACTTGTGAGAAAATAACAGCACTTTCGACAAGGTAGTTAATGAACTTTTGGTCCTCGAAAGATGTCAGAAGTCATCTCAAGTTTGATAAATAAAGAAACATCCAGAGTCTCTTTCATATAAAGTTCTAGATCACCTTGAATATTGTTTAGACAACAGAATGCAATGTTTTTGTTGGCACGTTCGTAAGCTTACCTCATCCAAAAACATTTGAACGTCTTATGTAAGTAACTTCGTATGCACCGAGCATTGGGAACACCTCAAGGTCGTCAGAGACCATTCAAATTCGAATACATAATCGACGCAAGACTATACAACGCAAACTATCACGTTTATTGGCATAGATTCAAGGTATTCGCGAATTTTTAATCAAAACGATGGATAACCAATGCTTTCCTGTGTTTAAAAATGAACTTGTTGAAACAAATAACACGATCGCTCGAGACCGCAAAGATTTAACTTGACTCTTTACGcttaaatattaaattgtatttaataTTGGTATTTCTGAtactttaacaatttttcaaatataatttGTATCTTCATAGAAATGTAtaccaatactattattatttacaatttcaaataaaatgtatttaaaATAGCAGATATTATTCAGTCGAATCAGCTGGACTTTATTCAACGATAGAATGTATTGTCAGAACATCTGTATTTAATCTTGTAAATTGTTGATTCTATATTCTTTCCGAGACAAAAGCATGTTAGCCTCTTGAAGGCTATGCTGTCAGAGAACGTCTGTAGCTAATCTTGTCAATTTCTATTTCTCCAACTTCTCCGAGTAGACAATTACACGTTTTATCGTCAACTCATTGAAATACAGTATTGAATccatcaaaaaaaaaaaaaaattcaaaagattCGCGATAGTCGTATCTGCTTATAACGAAGCACAATCGTCATCTATATTTGTATTGTTCATTGTACCTGTTGTATATTCTTACTTTGCTATAGTAGACGCTCCATATATTGGTGCGTTTCGGACATATATGTAAATGCAGACAAATACGTAAGTCGGAAGACAGGTCAGCATTCAAAAAAGAGAAAAGTGTAAGGAGAAGAGAAAGAAAGCTCGCCTGTCTTATCAGTTCTTAGGATCGTGCAGTGAAATGCGAAATTTTCTCTTGTTTAGGGGCAACAACAACACACCAAATTGCACGGGTTCACTGGCGGGCCTGGGCGGCGCCAAGTCCGGTGGTAACACCCCGATGAACCCATCCCTTCAACAGAGGATAAACTTCCTGCAGAGTCACTTGAGCCAAGCACCGATGCCTTCCGTCGCCGCCAAGTAAATTCATTAACTGTTAAAACCCCTTAATGGACGTGCACTGACtcattaatttgttcatgtgcCCCACTGCTCCACACTAATTCAGTGAGATTATGTGAAGTTGACCGACAGAATCATGCAAATTGATTAAACCTGGAAACTCGACGTTTTCAGACGAATGAAAGTCCTGTTCCATTGACTAGAAATTGAAGTTAGGATAACGTGGATTCTTTCCAATTGCTCCTCggcttgtaaagaaaaatcgacaatttttctggacaatcttttctggacaaatggacaattggagagaatttaccgtatgtATTAGCAACTTTCTGAGTCAttgtatcagttatattcgtTAACTGGCTAGGCTACGTTAATAGATATGCACTGACTCATTAATTTGAGTACTTAGAATTGATCAACAAAATAAGATAATTTGGTATATGGTGCAGTTACAGGTCAGAATAATAATGTGAATCATCATTATTTGGAGTAACAAATTTCTGAGTCGCTGCATCACTCCGTAATTTATGACTGGAACGAATTCAGTGGATAAactaataaaaacaaaaaagcaGTCCTAAATTTTAATCTTGATGTTCAGAGCTATTTGCTTTCGATTTTTACACAGACTTAAATATTAAGTAGTTTACAAAGTGAAAAATAAGATGCAAGTTTCTTTATGGTCGAGCTCGAGACTATACCGTGGAAAGAATTGTATATTTTCAGAActgaaatttatatatattttatttaaaatattatattattatatataaattatataatatattcaccGGAAACTTGCATTTTATCTACGTATTTTCTCAGTACTAAGGCgttcaattatttttaaattatgacATTAAATTGTGAAGctagaaaataattgattttgcaacaaagactatatatatatatttgtctaTACGTTATTAGTttcagaaaaaaatatttttcaacaaCTCGGTGACCCTATAAATAATTAGTTATCATTTGTATAAAAAGAAATGATTTGTATAGTATAGAAATACTGGTTCaaattttgaaagaaaattaaatttactcTGATGATACAATATTGTACAAAATGTAAATACCTGTTGGAAATAAAAGTATTTGTCTGTCACTCTACAATTAGTTTTTAATTACGATACGTTCAACTACACTGTGTGTTACGAAGAATCATacttctgtttcttttttagttGAAATTATCTTCAGTTCTTTATACCATGTATGAGACAATCTTTGTAAGAAATTCGTTCGAACGAACGATTACCGAAAGAACTGTCTGCGAACGCGTGTGATGCACACATTaacagatatttttgtttcaatgaaGGAGGCGGCAATTGCCGTCTATAGAGGAGGCTTGGAACTTACCCATCAGCGCTGAGATGTCTAGCagacagcagcagcaacaacaaccatCAAGTGGCCCAGGTTATAAATATGGTAATACACCTTCTGGTCCACCACCGCCTTATCCGCAAGGACAAGGACAGAATCTTAACACGAAGAGATTCAAAGTAAGCTTCCATTACCAAAGAACCAATTATTAGTAATTACAGTAGTTttccattttcaaaattaacgcTGAAATGCGATGAAAACTTTTAGCCAGGAGAGGAGCCGACGGTGTCGCCAGGTGCGCAGCAAAGGCCACCACCGTTTTACCTTTCGTCGCAACAGCTGCAGATGCTACAGTTCCTGCAACAAAATCAGGGTAGTTTAACGCCACAGCAACAGGGTCTGCTTGCCCAATTACAACATCAGTACAGGTCTATGCAACAGCACCAACAGCAGCTCAGGCTGCAGCAACAACAAGTTGCGCAAAGAGGTTTAAGGCCTGGACAACCCACTGGATATAATCATTCACAGTTAGGACAACCCGGTGTTATTAAGAATTACGGAATACCTCAACAACCGGTACACATTTTCCTAAGAAGCTTTAATTAATATCGTACCCATCACTTTACGCCATTCTCTGTATTATAGTTGCAACAAGGTGGAACCGTTGCATTACAGACAGGATTTTCGGACTCCAACGTGGGTTACAACACGGCGGCAACCGGAAACAGCCAGACGCCAGGAATGCCTTACAAATCTGCCTCCGACTCGAACTTCCCCCAGAGACAAATGGCGTCCGGTCAGTACAATCAATACCCGCCTAATCAGTACGCAGCCCAAGGCTACACGCAGATATCATCGACAACGAGCAATTATCCGGAGGGTTCTGCGGGGAACAAGGACTTGGGTGTTACGGATCAGGAACTGCAGGCTCTGCTGTCTCAAAAGGACATCGCGACATCGTTGGCGGAAGACTTGTTGAAACACTTCGGCTCCGAGGACTTGGACGTGAAGGAAGAAGCGCCGAGTATTATGAACAACGGCACTCTAAGCTCGGGTCCGTTCTCGCCGTCGAATTTGGAAGAGAACGCTCACACAGAGAAGATCAAGGAAGTGAAACTGGAGAAGGTGGAGGACACGCGACCGTTATCCACGTCGAAGCTGGAGACGTACGAGAAGAGCAACTCGAAGGCGCCAACCTCGGTGGAGACGGTGAAATGCGAAGCAACCTCCAgtacaaataaaatagaatcggTCACTCGAGTGGAGCCGGTGCTCAAGTTGGAGAGCCTGTGCGAGTCTCAGCCTGAACAGAAGCTTAGCATAGAGATGGACGCGAAGAACATTATCGAGGCGTGCAAGGGACAGGGACTGAAAGGTGTTCCGAACTGCTCCATCCTCAGCGATCGCTCGCCTCCGCCAGCACCGCCGGATCCACCGAGCCAGAGGCTAAACAAGGAACAACTTCTACCACAAACACCTAGCGTTTACTTAGAGAATAAAAAGGACGCGTTCGGTCCTCAGCTACAAGAGTTCTGCCTGAAGCACCCGATAGCCGTGATCCGCGGCCTGGCGGCTGCCCTGAAGCTTGACTTGGGTCTGTTCTCGACGAAAACCTTGGTGGAAGCGAATCCTGATCACGGCATCGAAGTCAGAACTCAAATGCAACAAACCAGCGACGAGAACTGGGATCCGGTGATGGGCAGGAAAGTCTGGGGCTGCATCAGCCATAGGAGTCATACGACCATCGCGAAATACGCACAGTACCAAGCTTCGAGCTTTCAAGAAAGCttgaaggaagagagagagaaagctcaAGGTATTCACACCTCGAATCTGTCCGACTCGGACTCCAAGGACAGCACCGGTGCCGTCAGGAGGAAGAAGAACGCCTTCGGATTGGCTGGTCGGCCTGGAGCGAAGATGTTGCGATTTGGGACCAATGTAGATTTATCGGATGAAAGGAAGTGGAAGCCTCAGCTACAGGAGTTGATGAAACTGCCAGCGTTCGCCAGGGTCGTGTCGGCTGGAAATATGCTGAGTCACGTTGGCCATGTCATTTTGGGAATGAATACCGTTCAGTTGTACATGAaggtaaaataatatttttcagtttgtaGTTGATCCGATGTTCGGGACGCTTTGCAAGGTGTTGTTTGTCACAGGTGCCTGGTAGTAGAACACCTGGCCATCAGGAGAACAACAACTTTTGCTCGATCAACATCAACATCGGGCCAGGAGAGTGCGAATGGTTCGCAGTACCTGACGCATATTGGGGCGTGATTTGTGCTCTTTGCGAGAGGAATAACATTAACTACCTTCACGGTAGCTGGTGGCCTTCTTTAGAAGACCTGTACGAGGAGAACATTCCTGTATACAGGTTTCTACAAAGGCCAGGTGATCTCGTCTGGGTTAACGCAGGTCGGTATCTGTTTACGATTTTATTCAATGTTAATTAACATTTATTCTAACCGAAATCTCTCGTCTCAGGTTGCGTGCATTGGGTTCAAGCCGTCGGTTGGTGCAACAACATCGCCTGGAACGTAGGTCCTCTGACAGCTCGCCAATATCAGTTGGCAATTGAACGTTACGAATGGAACAAATTGCAATCGTTCAAATCTATCGTACCGATGGTGCACTTATCCTGGAACTTAGCACGGAACATCAAAGTGTCGGATCCCagattattcgaattaattaagAATTGCCTCTTAAGGACAATGAGACAGTGCTGCTTAATATTAGAATTTGTGAAAAGTAAAGGTGTCGAAGTTCGGTTTCATGGGCGGGGAAAGAACGAAGCATCGCATTATTGTGGGCAATGCGAGGTAAGACATCCTTTAAAATTGCCCAAgacaaatattaggtctaccggaatatatatatatatatatatatatatatatatatatatatatatatatataaataaataaaatagatttctcataaatttagtaatatttattgtacaatataatttccgtcgcgtcttacttatgacctcttgccagcgtgatggcaatttgtgagcaacattttccaaaaatatatgtctcaaatgaatatgtgcatatctattgaaatttgcaatgacattatcagacagaactttccggtagacctaatagagAGTAGACATGACTTTACCGATGAATGGTAAATAATTGTTGCGTTCTATTTCATCGCACACAGATCGAAGTGTTCAACATCTTGTTTataagagagcaagagaaacgACACGTGGTACATTGCATGGACTGTGCGCGCAAGCAGTCTCCATCTCTGGAAGGGTTCGTTTGTCTAGAAGAATACAGAATGCGGGATCTGATGGACGTCTACGACGGATTCACCCTGCACATGTCTCTGACCACTCCCTCGTCTGCTCAGTCTAGCCAGTCCTCTTGAGGTTACATGCAACACAGATATTTGGACTTCTTAGGCACTCTTCAGTGACTCGGATAGAACAATTTCTGTGTTTGAAATGGGAGTTTTTCTACGGTAACCATTATTCAGGTACCTGAGAGCTACTAAAAAGAATGACGATTGGATAGGAGAGATTGAGAGAAGTTCAGACACGTTGGACCGTATAACGCAGATAATGCATTCTCTGGTTCCGTTGCTGATTCTTATGGCACGCACAACGCTTGGTACAGTCATCGAGGCAATTGGAACATTCTGACAATTAGTTAGCACTATTTGTACAGACGATTTTTAGATTAGTGGCCCAACACAACAACGCAACAATAACTGTTCCAACTCTCGGGTATAGTGAGGTCGAAGCTGCGGAGattacaaaaaagaaaaaacaaaaacaaacgaGAGAAGACTGCGTTTTGTTTGTAAATTACACAGGTAAATACCACGCGTAATTCTTTAAATAATTAGCACCGTCGTCGATGCGATACAATGTTAAATCGTATAGTTTAACTTCGAGCTTCGGTCGCGTTTCTTATCCGTCTCGTGACGTGGCAAAGAGCTACGAAGCGCGTAACATGCTttaacgtagacaattttcTTCGTTGCTCTTTTCCTCgatcgtgtgtgtgtgttccgGAACATTGATTGAATCgcgattaaaattaaaaaaaaattattatgcaGGGTGCATTCTCTAAGATCGATCGTCGTTCCTTCGACAATCTGTCAaggaaatgtttcgaataaaagttgACCAAAAAAATTCATTctcttaaaagaaaaaaaaaacactcGACTTTCGGGTGACCTTGAATTAAAGATATTAGAacaaatcgacgcgaaaagATGATctagattttttttttcatcgaGAAACACAATTTCCTAGACTAATTTCTGTTCAAAAACATTTGATGGATCATCGAAAATACTTAACAAGGTGACGGTTAATTTTAAAGGGTGCACTCGTTATAGAGGATGGTTAGATTATGCGTGCGAAGATAaaggaaaacaaaaaaatattacgGAAAAATGTTCACTGCCAATTACGAATACGTAGGAGGATTTAACATGGGAATCTATAAGAGTTAGGCTGTCGTTAACTACTGTGTTACGGATTAGAGTACGATTGTAAATGAATGCTGCTCAAACCGTAcgtaattgtacatttttgtaatAATCGGTCGAAGACGATTAATTGATTTTTTACGGGAGTTGTAGAGAACGTTTTAGCACGGATACGAGAATGTCCAGCTGCGAGTGGCGCTAAATCTAAATTCGAACAGCAATCGACAACCTTTTTCATATCACGCTTAGACTAATTACCGGTTAATAGGCTTTTCTACAAACACGAACGGCAGAACGAGGACACAGAGAGTGACGGAGGTTGGAAGAGAAAGGTGTAGGCACACAGCAGTAGAGCGAATAATCTTTGCTTCGAACGAATCAATTAACGCATCGTTGCGGCtctaaaatatttgtataatagtACGTATGATTTGTATAGCTATTAACTAAGATAGACCAACTTCCGCGTTTAGGACGAGAGAACGTGCTGCGGACAGCCTGCgaatagaaaaaaaaaaaaacagtgttTCTCAATTTCCGGCTTTTTGCTTTTTCTCTGTAAGAAAAACGTCtgaatttcttttatttttattattttttttcaatcatGACATTTATCGGTACACCGTCTATCATGGAAATTCAAATTTTTATACACTAATCGAGATATGCTCGAAAGATCGATTTTCTCGTTTTATCCGAGTCTAGAACTAGAGTTATTCTATTATAAATCAAATGAAACGATCAATCAAACGATGAACAAttgatttttattaattctgtatatatatatatatatataaatctattTTAAATACGTAAAATTCGCCCTCTATCCGTTTGCATCGTTTTGATCAATTTGAATTGTACAAAGTAATCAATCTTATACAGTTTGAAGAGTTCAGAGAAACAaaaagtagatttttttgcGGTTAAATGAacttcgattcgattcaatgtctaatgaatttttgtttacacGAATCTCGAAGCGGTGCATAGAACTTGAACGAAAATTGGGAAACGCTGGCGTATTTAGTTGGTGGGAAAGCAATGCAATTTTTGAACGAaggaaatcatttttaaatcctCGAATCGCAGTTTTTTTTCATaaacgaatcgaaaattcagCCGCTGTTGCAACAATTTGCGCAGCATTTCTAACGAACCACGTAAATTTCAATCATTAACGaataataaatttttcatttttattctcGATCGACGAAATTTTTAACAATGTGGTAATTTTCATTTACTTTTTGACTTTTAACAATTGTTCTAGACAAATTAAACTTTACACAAATATATTAGGAGCATTGCTAATCCAAAGAGTTCACGTCACTGACCTCTATTTCTAAAAACAGCTAGACCCGAACTTTGACAGTTTCATCAAAAATGGCAACGTTGCTTCTCCACCAACGGAACACAACAGTCGAACGGACCGCGGAAACGGAAAGATTAAAATCGTATCTCAAGGGAGAGGATCGAGAAACGTGTTACGCGTACACACAAAAGAAAACGTACCTTCAACTCAGTCTCGTCAATTCCACATTGGCGTTTAGCAGCGCCAAATGTACGTGCCAGAAAccaaaagaaaaacaaaacaaaataattaaacaaATCTTACCTACCGCTAGTGTAtagatcgagagagagatagagagagagggaaaaaaaCGTAATGCAGTTCTTGTTCCGCCGAAAAGATGTATTTTCGCAGAcgcgtgagagagagggagagaaaggggAGAACATGTTcgaaagaaacaaaaaaataacaacaaacaaagaaacaaacagaGAGGTAGATAGTCCGTACATCCGTAGTTAAGATCATCGGGAATAACGATGTATTTTTGGAAAAGCCCTAGGAATGCTAGTTTCGCCGAGTGAAATTAGTTGACGCGTAACGATGATCGTATTTCTCCTTTCGTACAGGACGATCCGTCATCGATTCACGGCGGCGAGCGATCGTTGCTTCATGAAAAAACGAATCGACCTGGGACCTGGAACTCCTATGATCGCAATTTTCTAAAACTAAACGGAGCTTTAAATAGGGAATTTATGACAGATTTTCGGTTCGGTTTTCGCGAAGAATGATACGAGTTCGTCGATTTTGGCCACTGATGACGGAATCGTGCTGTATGCGCGCGACCAATTTCAATGTCGCATCGTTCTAAtgcaatatacatatacattataTACAGCAGTGGCCGCGCGTGTAATGTTGGTTTTCAACCGTGGGAATCCGCAGTCGACGATATTTCAAATCGTAACGATATTAACGCGTTAATAGCAGCATGTTTTTCATTGTATCACATGCGTATATAGCAGTCGAGATTAATCGGTCATTCGGGGAGAGGACGACTTCGTTAATCGTTCATTGTCGAATCGCATTAATTCTGCGCTTTCgaacaatttatcgaatataaataattataggtAAATTTAATCGTGTTAATCATTTTTTAATGGCACGACGGACACGCTGATCAAGCGTATACGGTTAAACGTTGACGATTCTGTACTTTGCCCAGTCTAAGAAAAATGGCCGTTCTCATTGAGAGACACGTTCGAGCAGACCGAATTTCCTTAGGCATCGTAAACACGATTAACGCTGAATCTACCGTACCTGTTTCGCGCGTTTAAGTTTCAGATAGATTGAAATTACGGAGACTGTCCGATGGTGAAAAATTGAACGAACCCCTTGGTTCAAGCGTAGGTGTAGCGTGAAAATGGTTTCGGTTTCGGTTTTGCTAGCTGAATCGCTCGCGGGATATATTTGGACGGTGGTACGCGTTTTAATATGCTTCGACGATGGGTCATCGAGAGTCCCTCCCCGTGCCGAATCCAGGTGTCGGATCACCTTTGAAACTCTGTACCGCATTCCGCCCGGTCTTAGCTAGCATCGAATGCGTTCGACCCTGTACTCGCCATCAGCCGTCGCACACGTTTCACAGTGTCCCGGTACAAGTGTTCGCATTCCACGACCACGGCGAGCTAGTTAGCCGTTAAACACCGCTCGAATGATCTCAACGCATATGTAAAACGACGTATTGGCGGTCGACAGCGACGGCGAGCTCTGCCAATACATCTCGAACTGACTCGACAACTTCGACTAAcggttaataaattataaatacctacatataaatatatttaatgtaaAGGATAGCGTGTTAGGGTGACGAAGCGAAGCGGAACGCGCGGCTCAACAAGCTTCGACGGTCGGACACGAACGACAAGAGTTGCCGTCTGGTTCGCCGCGGTCCCTCCAAGATCAGGATCCAAGAAAGAAACGGTTGCTTCCTGGCGTACATGCGACAACATTTCGTTACGATCGAAAAGATCGCGCCAATTCTCAATATCTCGAATTCGAAATATCGGTCGAAGACGCTGCGAGTACCGGAAGCAACGTTTCAAAAATGCATCCTCGTCCGAGGGATCGACGCAAGGTCGAGTTATCGTTGGCGATATGGTATCGAAACTCTGTACAGTCTTGTTTTTCGTTCTTTCttagaaaaatgtttcgcagCGCTGGCAGTGGAAGTTTGTGCGTTTATGGTTTACTCGGTAAGACGATTATCCACCTTA
The window above is part of the Megalopta genalis isolate 19385.01 chromosome 2, iyMegGena1_principal, whole genome shotgun sequence genome. Proteins encoded here:
- the Utx gene encoding utx histone demethylase isoform X3: MYHVVDCTVLGITRQQKQAIAIHCLQKSIEAEPKSGQSLYLLGRCLAASGKVHDAFIAYRNSVEKSEGNADTWCSIGVLYQQQNQPMDALQAYICAVQLDKSHSAAWTNLGILYESVSQPKDALACYVNASRGNNNTPNCTGSLAGLGGAKSGGNTPMNPSLQQRINFLQSHLSQAPMPSVAAKRRQLPSIEEAWNLPISAEMSSRQQQQQQPSSGPGYKYGNTPSGPPPPYPQGQGQNLNTKRFKPGEEPTVSPGAQQRPPPFYLSSQQLQMLQFLQQNQGSLTPQQQGLLAQLQHQYRSMQQHQQQLRLQQQQVAQRGLRPGQPTGYNHSQLGQPGVIKNYGIPQQPLQQGGTVALQTGFSDSNVGYNTAATGNSQTPGMPYKSASDSNFPQRQMASGQYNQYPPNQYAAQGYTQISSTTSNYPEGSAGNKDLGVTDQELQALLSQKDIATSLAEDLLKHFGSEDLDVKEEAPSIMNNGTLSSGPFSPSNLEENAHTEKIKEVKLEKVEDTRPLSTSKLETYEKSNSKAPTSVETVKCEATSSTNKIESVTRVEPVLKLESLCESQPEQKLSIEMDAKNIIEACKGQGLKGVPNCSILSDRSPPPAPPDPPSQRLNKEQLLPQTPSVYLENKKDAFGPQLQEFCLKHPIAVIRGLAAALKLDLGLFSTKTLVEANPDHGIEVRTQMQQTSDENWDPVMGRKVWGCISHRSHTTIAKYAQYQASSFQESLKEEREKAQGIHTSNLSDSDSKDSTGAVRRKKNAFGLAGRPGAKMLRFGTNVDLSDERKWKPQLQELMKLPAFARVVSAGNMLSHVGHVILGMNTVQLYMKVPGSRTPGHQENNNFCSININIGPGECEWFAVPDAYWGVICALCERNNINYLHGSWWPSLEDLYEENIPVYRFLQRPGDLVWVNAGCVHWVQAVGWCNNIAWNVGPLTARQYQLAIERYEWNKLQSFKSIVPMVHLSWNLARNIKVSDPRLFELIKNCLLRTMRQCCLILEFVKSKGVEVRFHGRGKNEASHYCGQCEIEVFNILFIREQEKRHVVHCMDCARKQSPSLEGFVCLEEYRMRDLMDVYDGFTLHMSLTTPSSAQSSQSS
- the Utx gene encoding utx histone demethylase isoform X2 — encoded protein: MLKVHADFDAALKHLTLALIDATTPASFSKLEIKFHIAHLYEVQGKYRLAKEHYEALLKEKTLPSHLKADICRQLGWMYHVVDCTVLGITRQQKQAIAIHCLQKSIEAEPKSGQSLYLLGRCLAASGKVHDAFIAYRNSVEKSEGNADTWCSIGVLYQQQNQPMDALQAYICAVQLDKSHSAAWTNLGILYESVSQPKDALACYVNASRGNNNTPNCTGSLAGLGGAKSGGNTPMNPSLQQRINFLQSHLSQAPMPSVAAKRRQLPSIEEAWNLPISAEMSSRQQQQQQPSSGPGYKYGNTPSGPPPPYPQGQGQNLNTKRFKPGEEPTVSPGAQQRPPPFYLSSQQLQMLQFLQQNQGSLTPQQQGLLAQLQHQYRSMQQHQQQLRLQQQQVAQRGLRPGQPTGYNHSQLGQPGVIKNYGIPQQPLQQGGTVALQTGFSDSNVGYNTAATGNSQTPGMPYKSASDSNFPQRQMASGQYNQYPPNQYAAQGYTQISSTTSNYPEGSAGNKDLGVTDQELQALLSQKDIATSLAEDLLKHFGSEDLDVKEEAPSIMNNGTLSSGPFSPSNLEENAHTEKIKEVKLEKVEDTRPLSTSKLETYEKSNSKAPTSVETVKCEATSSTNKIESVTRVEPVLKLESLCESQPEQKLSIEMDAKNIIEACKGQGLKGVPNCSILSDRSPPPAPPDPPSQRLNKEQLLPQTPSVYLENKKDAFGPQLQEFCLKHPIAVIRGLAAALKLDLGLFSTKTLVEANPDHGIEVRTQMQQTSDENWDPVMGRKVWGCISHRSHTTIAKYAQYQASSFQESLKEEREKAQGIHTSNLSDSDSKDSTGAVRRKKNAFGLAGRPGAKMLRFGTNVDLSDERKWKPQLQELMKLPAFARVVSAGNMLSHVGHVILGMNTVQLYMKVPGSRTPGHQENNNFCSININIGPGECEWFAVPDAYWGVICALCERNNINYLHGSWWPSLEDLYEENIPVYRFLQRPGDLVWVNAGCVHWVQAVGWCNNIAWNVGPLTARQYQLAIERYEWNKLQSFKSIVPMVHLSWNLARNIKVSDPRLFELIKNCLLRTMRQCCLILEFVKSKGVEVRFHGRGKNEASHYCGQCEIEVFNILFIREQEKRHVVHCMDCARKQSPSLEGFVCLEEYRMRDLMDVYDGFTLHMSLTTPSSAQSSQSS